A single window of Kitasatospora sp. HUAS MG31 DNA harbors:
- a CDS encoding TIGR04222 domain-containing membrane protein has product MWHIEFYISLLLVVPAALWTSIAVQRVRRVPRPQGLPGRGIPLLDAAFLAGGPTRVVDVALVRMEREGRAVISRSGQVTITDPVARGSVEYAVINAAGRTRSCELKKLKPAVMQDTSVQEIGNRLADRGLMRRPELQRSARRARRMLWLSVLVTVVLGVVSLIVWAAQSEAEQAGRSGPFGAFAALLVVTLGFLTATRQRKERITPAGKRQLELMRQGSTWQPHGIDPAQAALLGAVALTGVAALEDDAIREALQARLVSSSFSGSSSSSSSTCSSTDSSSWCGASSNSCGSSSSSCGSSSSSCGSSSSSCGSSSSSSCGSSSSCGSSSSCGGGGGCGS; this is encoded by the coding sequence ATGTGGCACATCGAGTTCTACATCAGCCTGCTGCTGGTGGTCCCGGCGGCACTGTGGACCAGCATCGCCGTCCAGCGGGTGCGCCGGGTGCCCCGGCCGCAGGGCCTGCCGGGACGCGGCATCCCGCTGCTGGACGCGGCCTTCCTGGCCGGCGGACCGACCCGGGTGGTCGACGTGGCGCTGGTGCGGATGGAGCGCGAGGGCCGGGCGGTGATCTCCCGTTCGGGCCAGGTCACCATCACCGACCCGGTGGCCCGGGGTTCGGTCGAGTACGCGGTGATCAACGCCGCCGGGCGCACCCGCAGCTGTGAGCTGAAGAAGCTGAAGCCGGCCGTCATGCAGGACACCTCGGTCCAGGAGATCGGCAACCGGCTCGCCGACCGCGGCCTGATGCGCCGCCCCGAGCTGCAGCGCTCGGCCCGCCGGGCCCGCCGGATGCTCTGGCTGTCGGTGCTGGTCACCGTGGTCCTCGGCGTGGTCTCGCTCATCGTCTGGGCGGCCCAGTCGGAGGCCGAGCAGGCGGGCCGCAGCGGCCCGTTCGGCGCCTTCGCCGCGCTGCTGGTGGTCACCCTGGGCTTCCTGACCGCCACCCGGCAGCGCAAGGAGCGGATCACCCCGGCCGGCAAGCGCCAGCTGGAGCTGATGAGGCAGGGCAGCACCTGGCAGCCGCACGGCATCGACCCGGCGCAGGCCGCGCTGCTCGGCGCGGTGGCCCTCACCGGCGTGGCGGCCCTGGAGGACGACGCGATCCGCGAGGCCCTGCAGGCCCGGCTGGTGAGCTCCTCCTTCTCCGGTTCCTCCTCCTCGTCCTCCTCGACCTGCAGCTCCACGGACAGCAGCTCCTGGTGCGGGGCCTCCTCCAACAGCTGCGGGTCGTCCTCCTCCAGCTGTGGCTCCTCGTCGAGCAGCTGCGGGTCGTCCTCCTCCAGCTGCGGGTCCTCCTCCTCCAGCAGCTGCGGCTCCTCGTCCAGCTGCGGGTCCTCCAGCAGCTGCGGCGGCGGTGGCGGCTGCGGCTCCTGA